A single Mercenaria mercenaria strain notata chromosome 9, MADL_Memer_1, whole genome shotgun sequence DNA region contains:
- the LOC123546252 gene encoding WD repeat-containing protein 6-like: MRIVILSAATDGKVAFWDITETCKEFLSTNSSTSASSSVNEKESSKPEKKLWNIDPVFALELHQSGINSLYFGKYAGDTYILVTGGDDNAVHVSLVTMATHATRVKVKVIAKGKNKSAHSAQITSIYIAI; this comes from the exons ATGAGGATTGTTATTTTGTCTGCTGCAACAGATGGAAAAGTTGCATTCTGGGATATCACAGAGACTTGCAAAGAGTTTTTATCTACTAACTCGTCCACAAGCGCAAGTTCATCAGTAAATGAAAAGGAAAGCAGTAAACCTGAGAAAAAGTTGTGGAATATAGATCCAGTCTTTGCTTTAGAACTGCACCAGTCTGGCATAAACAGTCTTTATTTTGGGAAATATGCAG GTGATACATACATCCTGGTCACAGGTGGTGATGATAATGCTGTACATGTCAGTCTTGTCACCATGGCAACACATGCTACCCGtgtaaaagtcaaggtcattgcCAAGGGGAAAAACAAAAGTGCACATTCTGCCCAGATAACAAGTATTTACATAGCAATTTAG